The following is a genomic window from Chloracidobacterium sp..
ATTTTAATTACAGTTCCGTCAGCTAAAGCAGACGGCAATTCATAAAATATATTTTGAAAGAATTATTTGGTCATCAAAATCTATGTCATACATCAAAGTTTGGTTACATTTTGTTTGGTCAACGAAAGACCGAAAGCCGTTTTTGAGCGATGACATCAGGCAGAAAGTTTTCCGGCATATTCGGGAAAATGCCAGAGAGAAAGGAATTTTTATTGATTTTATCAACGGCTATGTCGAGCATTGTCATTGTTTGATTTCTCTGGGTTTAGATCAGACAATCGAGAAAATAATGCAACTTATAAAAGGCGAATCGTCTTTTTGGATAAACAAAAACGGCTTGACCAAAGAAAAATTTGCTTGGCAGGATGATTATTTTGTCGTGTCGGTGAGCGAAAATGTCGTTGATAATGTCAGAGAATATATCAAGAATCAAGAGGCTCATCATCAGACAAAAAGTTTCGATGATGAGTTTGGCTCCCGGCTTTGACCACATCACTTCAGGCATCGGAGCCGCGATGATCGGCTGGTTCGGAACCGCGATGCTCTGCTACGTTACGCCGAAGGAACACCTTGGCCTGCCGAACAAACAGGACGTGAAAGAAGGCGTCATCACATACAAACTCGCTGCACACGCTGCCGACCTCGCAAAGGGCCATCCCGGCGCTCAATATCGCGACAACGCTCTGTCAAAAGCGAGGTTCGAGTTTCGTTGGGAAGATCAATTCAACCTCGGCCTCGATCCCGAAAAAGCAAAGGAATTTCACGACGAAACACTCCCCGCCGAAGGAGCCAAACTCGCACACTTCTGCTCGATGTGCGGACCGCATTTCTGCTCAATGAAGATCACGCAAGAGGTCCGCGACTTCGCCGCCAAAGAAGGCGTCTCGGAAGAAAAAGCCCTCGCCGTCGGTATGTCCGAAAAGGCGCGCGAATTCGTCGAATCCGGCTCCGAGATCTATCAAGGAAATTTGCCTGATGGGGCGGCGGGCGGCGATCATAATTGATAATTTTATACGAGGGCCATTGTTGGCCGTGCGCCTTCTCAAGGACTAAACAGACATGAATATACGATACACATTGATGGCTGCGGCGATCTTCGCTTGTTTCGTAACCGTATCCGCGGTCAACGCGCAGAATGGTCGGCTCTCGCCTAAGCCGACGCCTAAACCTACGCCAAGGGTGATGCAACCCCAGCCCCAACCGGCGGCGGCGCCACCGGCGAAAGCC
Proteins encoded in this region:
- the tnpA gene encoding IS200/IS605 family transposase, with product MSYIKVWLHFVWSTKDRKPFLSDDIRQKVFRHIRENAREKGIFIDFINGYVEHCHCLISLGLDQTIEKIMQLIKGESSFWINKNGLTKEKFAWQDDYFVVSVSENVVDNVREYIKNQEAHHQTKSFDDEFGSRL